A window from Cryobacterium sp. PAMC25264 encodes these proteins:
- the rpsO gene encoding 30S ribosomal protein S15 — protein MALEANAKKAIIEKYATHPGDTGSPEVQIAMLTQRILDLTEHLKEHKHDHHSRRGLLLLVGQRRRLLGYLSDVDINRYRSLIERLGLRR, from the coding sequence ATGGCACTCGAAGCTAATGCTAAGAAGGCGATCATCGAAAAGTACGCTACCCACCCGGGCGACACGGGTTCCCCCGAAGTCCAGATTGCCATGCTCACGCAGCGCATTCTCGACCTCACGGAGCACCTCAAAGAGCACAAGCACGACCACCACTCGCGTCGTGGCCTGCTCCTCCTGGTTGGTCAGCGTCGCCGTCTGCTCGGCTACCTGTCCGACGTGGACATCAACCGTTACCGCTCGCTCATCGAGCGTCTCGGCCTGCGCCGCTAG
- a CDS encoding FAD:protein FMN transferase, translated as MTNPPTPLTPVFELTPDPVPTGPARPASRDWTLWSTSARLVVTDPDQIGLAATLADALLADVDRAASRFRADSELQLAAGRLHAGVGVSNTLADLVRQALASAALTDGDVDPTLGTRSTPSAMTVTSASSKTTACPCGPSCPTVRAGKACRWSATGCACRHTWHSTSAPPPRPSRPIGPPR; from the coding sequence ATGACGAACCCACCCACCCCACTGACCCCGGTGTTCGAGCTCACTCCTGACCCGGTGCCGACCGGCCCGGCCCGCCCGGCGTCGCGCGACTGGACGCTCTGGAGCACCAGCGCACGCCTGGTCGTGACCGACCCCGACCAGATCGGGTTGGCCGCCACCCTGGCCGACGCCCTGCTTGCCGACGTCGACCGAGCCGCGAGCCGGTTCAGGGCCGACTCAGAGCTCCAGCTGGCCGCGGGCCGGTTGCACGCGGGCGTCGGGGTTAGCAACACCCTGGCCGACCTCGTGCGCCAGGCCCTCGCTTCGGCGGCGCTCACCGACGGTGACGTCGACCCCACCCTCGGTACGCGCTCGACGCCGTCGGCTATGACCGTGACATCCGCCTCGTCGAAGACCACGGCGTGCCCGTGCGGGCCGTCGTGTCCCACCGTCCGGGCTGGAAAAGCGTGTCGCTGGTCGGCAACCGGCTGCGCGTGCCGGCACACCTGGCACTCGACCTCGGCGCCACCGCCAAGGCCGTCGCGGCCGATTGGACCGCCACGGTGA
- a CDS encoding FAD:protein FMN transferase, which produces MSLVGNRLRVPAHLALDLGATAKAVAADWTATVISAALGCGVLLSLGGDIATAGPAPAGGWQVRVQDTPADPAATITLVPGMALATSSTQHRRWTMAGQAQHHILNPRTGRPAEPVWRSVTVAASSCHRANTLSTAAIVRGTAALPWLRQLGAAARLVDVNGSVTVLGGWPADPEPVPTRSERASADTLEVRRPSDRPARYQDGTPVGHERGRVVA; this is translated from the coding sequence GTGTCGCTGGTCGGCAACCGGCTGCGCGTGCCGGCACACCTGGCACTCGACCTCGGCGCCACCGCCAAGGCCGTCGCGGCCGATTGGACCGCCACGGTGATCAGCGCCGCGCTCGGCTGCGGCGTTCTCCTCAGCCTCGGCGGCGACATCGCCACGGCCGGCCCGGCGCCTGCGGGCGGCTGGCAGGTGCGAGTACAGGACACCCCGGCAGACCCCGCAGCCACAATCACCCTGGTGCCGGGCATGGCCCTGGCCACCTCGAGCACCCAACACCGGCGGTGGACCATGGCCGGTCAGGCGCAGCACCACATCCTGAACCCGCGCACCGGGCGCCCCGCCGAGCCGGTCTGGCGCAGCGTCACCGTGGCGGCGTCGAGCTGCCACCGGGCCAACACCCTGAGCACGGCCGCGATCGTGCGTGGCACGGCCGCGCTGCCGTGGCTCCGCCAACTCGGGGCGGCCGCCAGGCTCGTCGACGTCAACGGCTCCGTCACGGTGCTCGGCGGCTGGCCGGCCGACCCGGAGCCGGTGCCGACCCGCAGCGAACGGGCATCCGCCGACACCCTCGAGGTGCGCCGACCCAGCGACCGGCCGGCGCGCTACCAGGACGGCACCCCCGTCGGGCACGAACGCGGACGGGTCGTGGCCTGA
- a CDS encoding ferric reductase-like transmembrane domain-containing protein yields the protein MDEAFWALGRGTGVVALVLFTVSVLLGILTRSGRPLFTLPRFSITLIHRNVSLLATVFIVIHLLSLLADSYAQLTLVDLVFPFLGAYRPFWLGLGTLAVDLLLAVVATSLLRRYVGQRVFRLVHWSTYLMWPIALAHSLGTGTDAGEGWFLALAVACTAAVLAAVIWRITAGFVEYRGVRRAERFVGELPVLAARSGQSLDASSPTRPAGSADPTVRFTAGSVVRSRPTTAVPLDVHGSPHQLSSPVGRRP from the coding sequence ATGGACGAGGCATTCTGGGCTCTCGGCCGCGGCACCGGCGTCGTGGCTCTCGTGCTGTTCACCGTGTCGGTGCTGCTGGGCATCCTGACCCGCAGCGGCCGGCCGCTGTTCACGCTGCCTCGCTTCTCCATCACGCTCATCCACCGCAACGTGTCGCTGCTGGCGACGGTGTTCATCGTCATCCACCTGCTCTCGCTTCTCGCCGACTCCTACGCCCAGCTCACCCTGGTGGACCTCGTGTTCCCGTTCCTCGGCGCCTACCGGCCGTTCTGGCTGGGCCTGGGCACCCTCGCGGTCGACCTGCTCCTCGCCGTCGTGGCCACCAGCCTGCTCCGTCGGTACGTCGGCCAACGCGTCTTCCGTCTGGTGCACTGGTCGACCTACCTGATGTGGCCCATCGCCCTCGCACACTCCCTGGGCACCGGCACGGATGCGGGCGAGGGCTGGTTCCTGGCTCTCGCGGTAGCCTGCACCGCCGCAGTGCTCGCCGCCGTGATCTGGCGCATCACCGCCGGGTTCGTCGAATACCGCGGTGTGCGTCGCGCCGAGCGGTTCGTCGGCGAGCTGCCGGTCCTCGCCGCCCGCAGCGGCCAGTCCCTCGACGCGTCGTCGCCGACCCGACCGGCCGGTTCCGCCGACCCCACCGTGAGGTTCACTGCCGGGTCCGTCGTGCGGTCCCGCCCCACGACGGCGGTCCCGCTCGATGTTCACGGTTCGCCGCACCAGTTGAGTTCCCCAGTGGGGAGACGACCATGA
- a CDS encoding NADH-ubiquinone oxidoreductase-F iron-sulfur binding region domain-containing protein codes for MSSARSAAAQVVGDPTYDARRPGAADHVPAPLGTARLTQAPGPDHARHLIEFGVLPSAPASGTLLATLRAAGLEGRGGAGFPAWRKLAAIPERSATGRLGSRRPVVIGNAAEGEPLSVKDATLLGTAPHLVIDGLLTVAAAVNAAEVYLYAPAALLPTVAYALAERTDAGGVAVRACAESFISGEASAVVNALAGRPALPADRNIRLTTSGLGKRPTLLHNIETLAHIALIVRFGADWFRSLGTETDPGTRLVTVSRGLWAAGVAAGVSAGATGGGPAGASGAAPARATATVLEVIGGSRIDELLRFGGIDPASLQAVLVGGYHGAWLPDSALHTGLDRVSLAPFGASPGAGILLVLETGRCPLTLSASIVDYLAGQSARQCGPCVNGLPAMAAVLGRLAAGERHPGLPGEVARLAALVTGRGSCHHPDGTARFVLSTLTVFAADVDAHLHGTCVKVHA; via the coding sequence ATGAGCAGCGCCAGAAGCGCGGCCGCCCAGGTGGTCGGCGACCCGACCTACGACGCCCGGCGCCCCGGTGCGGCAGACCACGTTCCGGCCCCGCTCGGCACCGCCCGGCTCACCCAGGCACCCGGGCCCGACCACGCCCGGCATCTGATCGAGTTCGGGGTCCTCCCGTCCGCGCCCGCGTCGGGCACCCTGCTGGCCACCCTGCGCGCCGCCGGTCTCGAGGGCCGCGGCGGTGCCGGCTTCCCGGCCTGGCGCAAGCTCGCCGCGATCCCGGAGAGATCCGCGACCGGCAGGCTCGGCAGTCGCCGGCCCGTCGTGATCGGCAACGCCGCTGAGGGCGAACCGCTGTCGGTGAAGGATGCCACCCTGCTCGGCACGGCCCCACATCTGGTGATCGACGGGCTCCTCACGGTGGCCGCCGCCGTCAACGCGGCTGAGGTCTACCTCTACGCGCCGGCCGCGCTGCTGCCGACCGTGGCGTACGCCCTGGCCGAGCGCACGGATGCCGGTGGCGTGGCCGTGCGAGCCTGTGCTGAGAGCTTCATCTCCGGTGAGGCGTCCGCCGTGGTCAACGCCCTGGCCGGGCGTCCGGCGCTGCCCGCCGACCGCAACATCCGCCTCACAACCTCGGGGCTGGGTAAACGGCCCACCCTGCTGCACAACATCGAAACCCTGGCGCACATCGCCCTCATCGTGCGGTTCGGCGCGGACTGGTTCCGCTCGCTCGGCACGGAGACCGATCCGGGCACGCGCCTCGTGACGGTGAGCCGGGGCCTATGGGCCGCCGGCGTCGCAGCCGGGGTCTCCGCCGGCGCCACCGGCGGCGGGCCTGCCGGTGCGTCAGGTGCTGCCCCCGCCCGAGCCACCGCGACCGTGCTCGAGGTCATCGGCGGCAGCCGTATCGACGAACTCCTGCGCTTCGGCGGGATCGACCCGGCCTCGCTGCAAGCCGTGCTCGTCGGCGGCTACCACGGCGCCTGGCTTCCGGACTCGGCCCTGCACACCGGCCTGGACCGGGTGAGCCTGGCGCCCTTCGGCGCCAGCCCGGGCGCGGGCATCCTGCTGGTCCTGGAGACCGGACGCTGCCCGCTCACGCTGTCCGCGTCGATCGTCGACTATCTGGCCGGTCAGAGTGCCCGCCAGTGCGGGCCGTGTGTCAACGGCCTGCCGGCCATGGCAGCGGTGCTCGGCCGCCTCGCCGCGGGGGAGCGCCACCCGGGCCTGCCCGGCGAGGTGGCGCGTCTGGCCGCCCTGGTCACCGGGCGCGGCTCCTGCCACCATCCCGACGGCACCGCCCGGTTCGTGCTGAGTACCCTCACGGTGTTCGCGGCCGACGTCGACGCCCACCTGCACGGCACCTGCGTCAAGGTGCACGCATGA
- a CDS encoding ferredoxin, with product MSARMLTPIGRPAAAAAHPAGRSALDASTAGAAPDARTVLHIDWTACDGRGLCTELLPELLQRDEWGYPLALGYGSDVPVPGQLLAAATDAVSLCRRQALALSRQP from the coding sequence ATGAGCGCCCGGATGCTCACCCCCATCGGCCGGCCCGCGGCCGCTGCAGCCCACCCGGCCGGCCGGTCGGCGCTCGACGCATCCACCGCGGGCGCCGCTCCAGACGCCCGCACGGTGCTGCACATCGACTGGACGGCCTGCGACGGCCGGGGCCTGTGCACCGAACTGCTGCCCGAGCTGCTGCAGCGCGACGAATGGGGGTACCCGCTGGCGCTCGGCTACGGATCGGATGTTCCGGTGCCCGGCCAACTGCTCGCCGCGGCCACCGACGCGGTGTCCCTCTGCCGCCGCCAGGCACTCGCCCTCTCCCGCCAACCGTGA
- a CDS encoding fructosamine kinase family protein, giving the protein MSDFVNSPGGDPRGFDKRRHGAPSGFFEAEAAGLVWLAVPGGVRTAQVLDLEPGHIVLETIDEVPPSAAAARAFGAQLSVTHSAGAAAFGAPPDNWSGSLFIGNRSLPAAYEDTWGAFYARYRVLPYLDIALDVGGITARQSEAVHAACARIEAGDFDDGAPPARLHGDLWTGNVLWSADGVVLIDPAAHGGHRETDLAMLALFGCPYLDEITAGYESASPLRAGWRARTPLHQLHPLAVHAAGHGAAYGRALEQAAEAVLELPRAR; this is encoded by the coding sequence ATGAGCGACTTCGTCAATTCACCCGGCGGCGACCCTCGGGGGTTCGACAAGAGGCGGCACGGCGCACCGTCCGGGTTCTTCGAGGCCGAGGCGGCCGGGCTGGTCTGGCTCGCGGTGCCCGGGGGAGTGCGCACCGCGCAGGTGCTCGACCTGGAGCCCGGCCATATCGTGCTCGAGACCATCGACGAGGTGCCGCCCAGCGCCGCTGCGGCCCGGGCGTTCGGCGCTCAACTCTCGGTGACGCACTCGGCCGGTGCCGCGGCCTTCGGCGCACCGCCCGACAACTGGAGTGGCTCGCTGTTCATCGGCAACCGCAGCCTGCCGGCCGCCTACGAAGACACCTGGGGTGCCTTCTACGCCCGGTACCGGGTGCTGCCGTACCTCGACATCGCCCTGGACGTAGGTGGCATCACCGCACGCCAGTCGGAGGCGGTGCACGCGGCCTGCGCCCGCATCGAGGCCGGCGACTTCGACGACGGGGCGCCGCCCGCCCGGCTGCACGGCGACCTCTGGACCGGCAATGTGCTCTGGTCGGCCGACGGGGTGGTGCTCATCGACCCGGCCGCGCACGGCGGCCACCGCGAAACCGACCTGGCGATGCTCGCGCTGTTCGGCTGCCCCTACCTGGACGAGATCACCGCCGGCTACGAGTCGGCATCGCCCCTGCGGGCTGGCTGGCGGGCGCGGACGCCGCTGCACCAGCTACATCCGCTCGCCGTGCACGCTGCCGGTCACGGTGCCGCCTACGGCCGGGCGCTCGAGCAGGCCGCCGAGGCCGTGCTCGAGCTGCCCAGGGCACGGTGA
- a CDS encoding type 1 glutamine amidotransferase domain-containing protein, translated as MTTTELSGKRIAFLLTDGYEDSELSSPWQAVTDAGATAVLVSPATESITGKKGHSQYVDLAVADARADDFDALVLPGGVVNADHLRMDQDAIAFTRDFFSAHKPVSAICHAAWILIEAGVIEGRTLTSYPSLKTDLQNAGATWVDEEVVVDNGLVSSRTPDDLPAFNAKVIEEVAEGAHDGQTT; from the coding sequence ATGACGACCACAGAACTTTCCGGCAAGCGCATCGCCTTCCTGCTCACCGACGGATACGAAGACAGCGAACTGTCGAGCCCCTGGCAGGCGGTGACGGATGCCGGCGCCACTGCCGTGTTGGTGTCCCCCGCCACCGAGAGCATCACCGGCAAGAAGGGCCACTCGCAGTATGTCGACCTGGCCGTCGCTGACGCCCGCGCCGACGACTTCGACGCGCTGGTGTTGCCGGGAGGCGTCGTGAACGCCGACCACCTGCGGATGGACCAGGACGCGATCGCGTTCACCCGTGACTTTTTCAGCGCGCACAAGCCCGTGTCGGCCATCTGCCACGCCGCCTGGATCCTCATCGAGGCCGGCGTGATCGAGGGCCGCACCCTCACCTCCTACCCCAGCCTGAAGACCGACCTGCAGAACGCCGGCGCCACCTGGGTCGACGAGGAGGTCGTGGTGGACAACGGGCTCGTATCCAGCCGCACCCCCGACGACCTGCCGGCGTTCAACGCCAAGGTCATCGAAGAGGTGGCCGAGGGCGCGCACGACGGGCAGACCACCTGA
- a CDS encoding SDR family NAD(P)-dependent oxidoreductase: MNSRRFQDQVVFITGGASGLGLAAARRFAAEGATIAIADLNTEAAETAAAEFPGAIAITVDVSKPEQVEAAFETAMDKLGKVNVIFNNAGIDGKQQRLHEMDVKNWDLVSRINGDGAFFVLKYGITALLASGGGNVVSTASTVGLAAQENISPYSFTKGGLVNLTRSAAVEYAKDNIRINAVAPTAVRTPLVEHFIDSADDPTAMRELMENFNPIPGMPTPDDVADAVLFLASNEAKWITGHTLPVDGGYLAR, encoded by the coding sequence ATGAACTCCCGCAGATTCCAGGACCAGGTCGTCTTCATCACCGGAGGAGCCTCCGGACTCGGTTTGGCCGCGGCTCGCCGGTTCGCGGCAGAGGGCGCCACGATCGCCATCGCCGACCTGAACACCGAGGCCGCCGAGACGGCCGCCGCCGAATTCCCCGGCGCGATCGCCATCACCGTCGACGTGTCCAAGCCTGAACAGGTCGAGGCCGCGTTCGAGACGGCCATGGACAAGCTCGGCAAGGTCAACGTCATCTTCAACAACGCCGGCATCGACGGCAAGCAGCAGCGCCTGCACGAGATGGACGTGAAGAACTGGGACCTCGTCTCCCGCATCAACGGTGACGGCGCCTTCTTCGTGCTCAAGTACGGCATCACCGCACTCCTGGCCTCCGGCGGCGGCAACGTCGTGAGCACCGCCTCCACCGTCGGCCTCGCCGCGCAGGAGAACATCTCGCCGTACTCCTTCACCAAGGGCGGGCTGGTGAACCTCACCCGCTCGGCCGCCGTGGAGTACGCCAAGGACAACATCCGTATCAACGCCGTCGCCCCCACCGCGGTGCGCACCCCGCTCGTGGAGCACTTCATCGACAGCGCCGACGACCCGACCGCCATGCGCGAGCTGATGGAGAACTTCAACCCGATCCCGGGCATGCCCACTCCCGACGACGTCGCCGACGCGGTGCTGTTCCTGGCGTCGAACGAAGCCAAGTGGATCACCGGGCACACCCTGCCCGTCGACGGCGGTTACCTCGCACGCTGA
- a CDS encoding amino acid permease, with amino-acid sequence MSLWRTKSIESSMADSLEKGHSLKRTLGTWDLMVMGVAVAVGAGIFSVGAKAAGSYAGPSVTLAFVLAAVTCALAIMCYAEFASAVPVAGSAYTFTYATLGELLAWIIGWDLILEMLTAAAVIAKYWGIYLSNVFALWNWDIPSTIDVLGLQVSWGAFVIVAIFTTLLVLGTQLSARVASVFTIVKVAIVLFVIVVGAFFINPANYSPFIPESVPTTDGVGSDVWTQSLFSFMTGAAPAQYGIFGLLAGASLVFFAFIGFDVVATSAEEVKNPQKTLPRGIFAGLAIVTVLYVGVSLVLTGMVPYTVLADAKDASLATAFIAVGAGWAAQVISIGILAGLTTVIMVLLLGLSRVLFAMSRDGLLPRWLSVTSEKRRTPVRIQIITGAAVALIAGLTDVGVLEEMINIGTLSAFVLVSIAVVVLRKKRPDLKRSFKVPLSPYLPILSAALCLWLMLNLTTLTWVRFLVWLVLGFIVYFAYGRRHSLVGINAKLLVDATRREEIEREERAIRGE; translated from the coding sequence ATGAGTCTCTGGCGCACCAAGAGCATCGAATCGTCGATGGCTGATTCCCTGGAGAAGGGGCACAGTCTCAAACGCACCCTCGGCACGTGGGACCTGATGGTCATGGGAGTGGCCGTCGCCGTCGGCGCCGGCATCTTCTCGGTGGGCGCCAAGGCCGCCGGCAGCTACGCCGGCCCGTCGGTCACCCTCGCCTTCGTGCTCGCCGCCGTCACCTGTGCCCTGGCGATCATGTGTTACGCCGAGTTCGCCTCCGCGGTGCCCGTGGCCGGCTCCGCGTACACGTTCACCTACGCCACGCTGGGCGAGCTGCTCGCCTGGATCATCGGCTGGGACCTGATCCTCGAGATGCTCACCGCCGCCGCCGTGATCGCGAAGTACTGGGGCATCTACCTCAGCAACGTGTTCGCGCTGTGGAACTGGGATATCCCGTCTACGATCGACGTGCTCGGGCTGCAGGTGAGCTGGGGTGCGTTCGTGATCGTGGCGATCTTCACCACCCTGCTGGTGCTGGGCACCCAGCTCTCCGCCCGGGTCGCCAGCGTGTTCACCATCGTCAAGGTGGCGATCGTGCTCTTCGTGATCGTCGTGGGCGCGTTCTTCATCAACCCGGCCAACTACTCCCCGTTCATCCCCGAGTCCGTGCCCACCACGGATGGTGTGGGAAGCGACGTGTGGACCCAGTCGCTGTTCTCCTTCATGACCGGTGCCGCCCCCGCCCAGTACGGCATTTTCGGCCTGCTCGCCGGTGCCTCGCTGGTGTTCTTCGCGTTCATCGGCTTCGACGTGGTGGCCACGAGCGCCGAAGAGGTCAAGAATCCGCAGAAGACCCTGCCGCGCGGCATCTTCGCGGGCCTGGCCATCGTCACGGTGCTCTACGTGGGTGTCAGCCTGGTGCTCACCGGCATGGTGCCGTACACCGTTCTCGCGGACGCGAAGGACGCCTCCCTGGCCACGGCGTTCATCGCCGTCGGCGCCGGCTGGGCCGCCCAGGTGATCTCCATCGGCATCCTGGCCGGCCTCACCACCGTGATCATGGTGCTGCTGCTCGGGCTCTCCCGGGTGCTCTTCGCCATGAGCCGCGACGGCCTGCTGCCGCGCTGGCTCAGCGTCACCTCGGAGAAGCGCCGCACGCCGGTACGCATCCAGATCATCACCGGCGCCGCCGTCGCTCTCATCGCGGGGCTCACCGACGTGGGTGTACTCGAAGAGATGATCAACATCGGCACGCTCTCGGCCTTCGTGCTCGTGAGCATCGCCGTCGTGGTGCTGCGCAAGAAGCGCCCCGACCTCAAGCGCTCGTTCAAGGTGCCGCTGTCGCCGTACCTGCCGATCCTCTCGGCCGCGCTCTGCCTCTGGCTGATGCTCAACCTCACCACGCTCACCTGGGTGCGGTTCCTGGTCTGGCTGGTACTCGGGTTCATCGTGTATTTCGCCTACGGCCGTCGCCACTCGCTCGTGGGCATCAACGCCAAGCTTCTCGTCGACGCCACCCGGCGCGAGGAGATCGAACGCGAAGAGCGCGCCATCCGCGGCGAGTAA
- a CDS encoding alpha-glucosidase, which produces MTAVEPRTPAAPATTTELVPAAAPWWTTAVVYQVYPRSFADSDGDGIGDLGGVRAKLDHLADLGVDAIWLSPVYPSPQHDNGYDIRDYQDIDPVFGSLEEFDALLAEAHERGIKIVMDLVVNHTSDEHPWFVESRSSTDNPKRDWYWWRQPGAGGAEPNGWGSAFSGPAWTLDETTGEYYLHLFAKQQPDLNWENPEVRQAVYSMMNWWLDRGVDGFRMDVINFIAKQLELVSGPAAATAGGSPMGAQIHHYLQEMHREVFAGRTGEHLTVGEMPGVSVDDAVLFTDAARAEVDMIFQFEHVSLDQGVHKFDPLPRDLVALKRSLARWQEGLAETGWNSLYLNNHDQPRLVSRFGNDTEFRYESATLWALVLHLHRGTPYIYQGEEIGMTNVRFEDIEDYRDIESLNHYREAVEQFDQSPASVLAGVHAMGRDNARTPMQWDASAHAGFTTGTPWIAANPNYNEINVAADRAAEKSVFAFYQRLIALRHDDPVVALGAFELLEPEHEQLYAFTRTLDNEVLLVLANASDTPLTLQGEWVPDDISGAELLLGNYTGDGAAALRPWEARLYRL; this is translated from the coding sequence GTGACCGCCGTCGAGCCCCGAACCCCAGCAGCTCCCGCCACCACCACGGAGCTCGTGCCCGCCGCGGCCCCGTGGTGGACCACGGCCGTGGTCTACCAGGTCTATCCGCGCAGTTTCGCCGATTCGGACGGCGACGGCATCGGTGACCTCGGCGGGGTGCGCGCCAAGCTCGACCACCTCGCCGACCTGGGAGTCGACGCCATCTGGCTGTCGCCGGTCTACCCGTCCCCGCAGCACGACAACGGGTATGACATCCGCGACTACCAGGACATCGACCCCGTGTTCGGCAGCCTGGAGGAGTTCGACGCCCTGCTGGCGGAGGCCCACGAGCGCGGCATCAAGATCGTGATGGACCTGGTGGTGAACCACACGAGCGACGAGCATCCGTGGTTCGTCGAGTCGCGGTCGTCGACCGACAACCCCAAGCGCGACTGGTACTGGTGGCGTCAGCCCGGTGCGGGCGGCGCCGAACCGAACGGGTGGGGCAGCGCGTTCAGCGGCCCGGCCTGGACCCTGGACGAGACGACAGGCGAGTACTACCTGCACCTGTTCGCCAAGCAGCAGCCCGACCTCAACTGGGAGAACCCCGAGGTGCGCCAGGCCGTCTACTCGATGATGAACTGGTGGCTGGACCGCGGTGTCGACGGGTTCCGGATGGATGTGATCAACTTCATCGCCAAGCAGCTCGAGCTGGTCAGCGGACCGGCCGCGGCCACCGCCGGCGGCTCCCCGATGGGTGCGCAGATCCACCACTACCTGCAGGAGATGCACCGGGAGGTCTTTGCCGGTCGCACCGGAGAGCACCTCACCGTGGGCGAGATGCCGGGGGTGAGCGTCGACGACGCCGTGCTCTTCACGGATGCCGCCCGCGCGGAGGTCGACATGATCTTCCAGTTCGAGCACGTCTCGCTCGACCAGGGCGTGCACAAGTTCGATCCACTGCCGCGCGACCTGGTCGCGCTCAAGCGCAGCCTGGCCCGCTGGCAGGAGGGCCTGGCCGAGACGGGCTGGAACAGCCTCTACCTGAACAACCACGACCAGCCTCGCCTGGTGTCCCGATTCGGCAACGACACCGAGTTCCGCTACGAGTCGGCCACGCTCTGGGCCCTGGTGCTGCACCTGCACCGCGGCACGCCCTACATCTACCAGGGCGAGGAGATCGGCATGACCAACGTTCGATTCGAGGACATCGAGGACTACCGCGACATCGAGTCGCTCAACCACTACCGCGAGGCCGTGGAGCAGTTCGACCAGTCCCCGGCGAGCGTGCTTGCCGGGGTGCACGCGATGGGCCGCGACAACGCACGCACGCCCATGCAGTGGGATGCGTCCGCCCACGCCGGTTTCACGACCGGCACGCCCTGGATCGCCGCGAACCCCAACTACAACGAGATCAATGTCGCGGCCGACCGCGCAGCAGAGAAGAGCGTGTTCGCCTTCTACCAGCGGCTAATCGCGCTGCGGCACGACGACCCGGTGGTGGCGTTGGGCGCCTTCGAGCTGCTCGAACCCGAGCACGAGCAGTTGTACGCGTTCACCCGCACCCTCGACAACGAGGTGCTCCTGGTGCTCGCGAACGCGTCGGACACCCCGCTCACCCTGCAGGGCGAGTGGGTGCCCGACGACATCTCGGGCGCTGAGCTTCTGCTCGGCAACTACACCGGCGACGGCGCAGCGGCTCTCCGCCCCTGGGAGGCCCGGCTCTACCGGCTCTAG
- a CDS encoding ROK family transcriptional regulator translates to MHGSHDALPPLGESAFSLARAVLMHGPISRAELGRRLGLSPASLTRLSKPFFDRGLFVELNDDHSGGVGRPTRPLDVRVDGRRFVGVKLTADDAFGVLTDLRAKELAAGQRSLSSRQESAVVAHLVDLVRELAGGDEAAASLAAVGVSVGGKVARSRVVTRAPFLGWRDVHLATALEKVLGVPVFVENDVAGLAAAEQWFGAGRGTSTFAVLTIGTGVGYGLVVNDQVITTSDSGLGLGGHVPLDENGPLCDAGHRGCSDAMLTESSIRASVGRLLGREVGYDEVLALAAAGESVALEVLRASGRALGRLVALIANIAMLDTVVLAGEGIGMWAIVSDEVIGAARAGRDPEATPLQISIDDTGVSSWARGAAAVAIQHTLARLTVPEQPSETGATAPIMVRE, encoded by the coding sequence ATGCACGGGAGCCACGACGCCCTGCCACCACTGGGTGAGTCGGCGTTCAGCCTGGCGCGAGCGGTGCTCATGCACGGGCCGATCTCCCGGGCCGAACTGGGTCGGCGTCTCGGCCTGTCGCCGGCCAGCCTGACCCGGTTGAGCAAGCCGTTCTTCGACCGGGGTCTGTTCGTGGAGCTCAACGATGACCACAGCGGCGGCGTCGGCCGCCCGACGCGTCCGCTCGACGTGCGGGTCGACGGCCGCCGGTTCGTCGGCGTGAAGCTCACCGCCGACGATGCCTTCGGCGTGCTGACCGATTTACGCGCCAAGGAACTCGCTGCGGGTCAGCGGTCGCTCAGCTCTCGCCAGGAGAGCGCCGTCGTGGCGCACCTCGTCGATCTCGTGCGGGAGCTCGCCGGCGGCGACGAAGCCGCCGCATCCCTGGCCGCCGTCGGCGTCTCGGTGGGCGGCAAGGTCGCCCGCTCCCGCGTCGTCACCCGGGCGCCGTTCCTCGGCTGGCGCGATGTGCACCTGGCGACGGCGCTGGAGAAGGTCCTGGGCGTTCCGGTCTTCGTGGAGAACGACGTGGCCGGGCTGGCCGCCGCCGAGCAGTGGTTCGGCGCCGGCCGCGGAACGTCGACCTTCGCCGTGCTCACCATCGGCACCGGGGTGGGCTACGGCCTCGTGGTCAACGACCAGGTCATCACCACGAGCGACAGCGGCCTCGGCCTCGGTGGCCACGTTCCGCTCGACGAGAACGGGCCGCTCTGCGATGCCGGACACCGCGGATGCTCCGACGCCATGCTCACCGAATCGTCCATCCGGGCGTCGGTGGGCCGGCTGCTCGGCCGGGAGGTCGGTTACGACGAGGTGCTCGCGCTCGCCGCGGCGGGCGAGAGCGTCGCCCTCGAGGTGCTGCGAGCGTCGGGGCGTGCACTCGGGCGCCTGGTGGCCCTCATCGCGAACATTGCCATGCTCGACACCGTAGTGCTGGCCGGCGAGGGAATCGGTATGTGGGCGATCGTCTCCGACGAGGTCATCGGTGCCGCCCGCGCGGGCCGCGACCCCGAGGCCACGCCGCTCCAGATCAGCATCGACGACACCGGCGTCTCCTCCTGGGCCAGGGGAGCGGCCGCTGTCGCTATCCAGCACACCCTGGCCAGGCTCACCGTGCCGGAGCAACCCAGCGAAACCGGTGCTACCGCGCCCATAATGGTTCGGGAATAG